In Caloramator mitchellensis, one DNA window encodes the following:
- a CDS encoding L-threonine 3-dehydrogenase, producing the protein MKKILITGALGQIGSELTMYLRRLYGDANVIATDKNPNGPEKVLKSGPFEAVDVTDANKLAEVIKKYSPDTVIHLAAILSAVGEAKPELAWNVNMNGLYNVLEIAREMKLAVFTPSSIAAFGPSTPRVKTPQDTIQRPTTMYGVTKVAGELLCDYYFQKYGVDTRGVRYPGLISYDTLPGGGTTDYAVHIYYEAIKNKKYTSYIKQGTYMDMMYMPDALEAIVQLMEADPTKLVHRNAFNITAMSFAPEHIAAEIKKHIPEFEIDYNVDPVRQSIADSWPDSLDDSAAREEWGWNPKYDLASMTVDMLEKLREKLK; encoded by the coding sequence ATGAAAAAAATACTTATTACAGGTGCACTTGGACAAATAGGCTCAGAACTTACTATGTATTTAAGAAGACTATACGGAGATGCTAATGTTATTGCAACTGACAAGAATCCAAATGGTCCAGAAAAGGTATTAAAATCAGGTCCATTTGAAGCTGTTGACGTAACAGATGCAAATAAGCTTGCAGAAGTTATTAAAAAATATAGCCCAGATACAGTTATACATCTTGCAGCAATTCTTTCAGCAGTTGGTGAAGCAAAACCTGAACTTGCTTGGAACGTAAATATGAATGGTCTTTACAATGTTTTGGAAATTGCAAGAGAAATGAAACTTGCAGTTTTCACTCCAAGCTCAATCGCAGCATTTGGACCAAGCACTCCAAGAGTTAAAACTCCACAGGATACAATTCAAAGACCAACTACTATGTATGGAGTAACAAAGGTTGCAGGAGAATTATTATGCGATTATTACTTCCAAAAATATGGAGTTGACACAAGAGGTGTAAGATATCCAGGACTTATATCATATGATACTTTACCTGGTGGAGGAACTACGGACTACGCAGTTCATATATACTACGAAGCAATTAAGAATAAAAAGTATACCAGCTATATTAAACAGGGAACATACATGGACATGATGTATATGCCAGATGCGCTTGAAGCTATAGTTCAACTTATGGAAGCTGACCCAACAAAGCTTGTTCATAGAAACGCATTTAACATAACAGCTATGAGCTTTGCTCCTGAACATATAGCCGCTGAAATTAAAAAGCATATACCTGAATTTGAAATAGACTACAACGTTGACCCAGTAAGACAATCGATTGCTGATTCATGGCCAGATTCATTAGACGATTCTGCAGCAAGGGAAGAATGGGGATGGAATCCTAAGTATGACCTTGCGTCAATGACAGTGGATATGCTTGAAAAATTAAGAGAAAAATTAAAATAA
- a CDS encoding hemolysin family protein, translating to MTRSYQLIFDFLVILLLVIINGFFAASEIAIISINRNRITMAAQEGDNRALLIQKLLKEPSKFLATIQVGITLAGFLASASAAVSISTYFAAFLKSINFPFADQISLVLTTLFISYMTLVLGELLPKRLSLQNPEKVAYAVVGIILFISRITSPFVKILTLSTNFFAKLFGVEAAYVEEKVTEDEIRMMIDVGEENGVLNETEKEMIDGIFEFDDTLAKEVMTPRTAVFAIDVNSPLEDIIHQIIEEQYSRIPVYDGEIDNIVGILYMKDLFVEMASKKLEDISIRNLLRPAYFVPETKKIDTLFRELQASKNHMAILIDEYGGVSGIITIEDLIEEIVGNIADEYDEDVKDFQKIDNNTYIIDGLVSIDEVNEMLNLKLPAEHNDTIGGFVLNLIGNIPEKGEIVQYENIVFTVEKIDEKRIEQIRIQIKE from the coding sequence ATGACCCGGAGTTATCAATTGATTTTTGATTTTTTGGTTATACTTTTGCTGGTAATAATAAATGGTTTTTTTGCTGCATCAGAAATTGCAATAATATCAATAAATAGAAATAGAATAACTATGGCAGCTCAAGAGGGAGATAACAGGGCTCTTTTAATACAGAAGCTATTAAAAGAGCCGAGCAAATTCCTTGCCACTATTCAGGTTGGTATAACACTTGCTGGATTTTTAGCCAGCGCATCAGCTGCTGTCAGCATATCAACCTATTTTGCGGCTTTTTTGAAAAGTATTAATTTTCCTTTTGCTGACCAAATTTCACTTGTTTTAACTACACTATTTATATCCTACATGACGCTTGTATTGGGAGAACTGCTTCCCAAAAGGCTATCTCTTCAGAATCCTGAAAAGGTAGCATATGCTGTGGTTGGAATAATATTATTTATTTCTAGGATTACATCCCCTTTCGTAAAAATATTAACCCTTTCAACAAACTTTTTTGCGAAATTATTTGGTGTTGAAGCAGCATATGTTGAAGAAAAGGTTACAGAAGACGAGATAAGAATGATGATTGACGTTGGTGAGGAAAATGGAGTATTAAACGAAACGGAAAAGGAAATGATTGATGGTATATTTGAGTTCGATGACACTCTTGCTAAAGAAGTTATGACTCCAAGGACAGCTGTTTTTGCAATAGATGTTAACTCACCGCTGGAAGATATTATTCATCAGATTATAGAAGAACAATATTCAAGAATTCCGGTGTATGATGGTGAGATAGATAATATCGTAGGTATTTTATATATGAAGGATTTGTTTGTCGAAATGGCAAGCAAGAAACTCGAGGATATCTCTATAAGAAATTTGTTGAGACCTGCTTATTTTGTTCCTGAAACTAAAAAAATAGACACCCTGTTCAGAGAATTGCAGGCAAGTAAAAATCATATGGCTATTTTAATTGACGAGTATGGAGGAGTTTCAGGAATAATAACAATCGAAGATTTGATTGAGGAAATCGTAGGAAATATAGCTGATGAATATGATGAGGATGTAAAAGATTTTCAAAAAATTGATAACAATACATATATAATTGATGGACTCGTAAGCATAGATGAAGTAAATGAAATGCTAAACCTTAAGCTCCCTGCAGAGCATAACGACACAATCGGGGGATTTGTCCTTAATTTAATAGGAAATATACCAGAAAAAGGCGAAATTGTTCAATATGAAAATATAGTCTTTACGGTTGAAAAAATCGATGAAAAGAGAATTGAACAAATTAGAATACAAATTAAAGAATAA
- the hydE gene encoding [FeFe] hydrogenase H-cluster radical SAM maturase HydE: MLDLIKKAEETHMLTKDELVALLSTDEFDKEIFEAANRVRSKYVGEEVHLRGLIEFSNICKQNCLYCGLRRDNPNVERYRLDAEQIINFARNARNLGYRTVVLQSGEDDYFNVERMRYIIKSIKELDLAITLSIGEKTYDEYKAYKEAGADRYLLRIETTDKNLYESLDPKMSHENRIRCLIDLKELGFEVGTGCLVGLPGQTIESLADDILFFKSLDADMIGVGPFIPNPDTPLKDEDGGTFELSLKVMALTRLLLPDVNIPATTAMETLNRNGRLIALQSGANVVMPNVTEGEYRKLYALYPGKICVNDTPAHCFGCISGKINSIGRPISKDYGYRKKFIEKN, translated from the coding sequence TTGTTAGATTTGATTAAAAAGGCTGAAGAAACGCATATGCTGACGAAGGACGAGTTAGTTGCACTACTTAGCACAGACGAGTTTGATAAAGAAATATTTGAAGCGGCAAATAGAGTTAGAAGCAAATACGTAGGTGAAGAAGTTCATTTAAGAGGTCTTATTGAATTTTCTAATATATGCAAACAAAATTGTCTATATTGTGGCTTGAGAAGGGATAATCCAAACGTTGAAAGATACAGACTCGATGCTGAACAGATAATTAATTTTGCAAGAAACGCAAGGAATTTAGGTTATAGAACTGTTGTATTGCAATCGGGTGAGGATGACTACTTCAATGTAGAAAGAATGAGATATATTATTAAATCAATTAAGGAATTGGACCTTGCTATAACGCTTAGCATAGGTGAAAAGACATATGATGAATATAAGGCATATAAGGAAGCCGGAGCAGATAGATATCTTTTGAGAATTGAAACGACGGATAAAAATTTATACGAAAGTCTTGACCCAAAGATGAGCCATGAGAATAGAATTAGGTGTCTCATAGATTTAAAGGAGCTTGGATTTGAGGTTGGAACAGGATGTCTTGTAGGACTTCCTGGCCAAACAATTGAATCACTTGCTGATGATATATTGTTTTTTAAGAGCCTTGATGCCGATATGATTGGTGTTGGACCCTTTATTCCAAATCCCGATACTCCTTTAAAGGATGAAGATGGAGGAACATTTGAGCTTAGTTTAAAGGTCATGGCACTTACAAGACTGCTTTTACCCGATGTTAATATACCTGCTACAACTGCTATGGAGACATTAAATAGAAATGGAAGGTTAATTGCTCTTCAAAGCGGAGCTAATGTTGTTATGCCAAATGTCACAGAAGGAGAATATAGAAAATTATACGCACTTTATCCAGGAAAAATATGCGTAAACGATACACCTGCACATTGTTTTGGATGTATATCCGGAAAAATAAACAGTATAGGAAGACCAATTTCAAAGGATTATGGATATAGAAAAAAGTTTATTGAAAAAAATTAA
- a CDS encoding methyl-accepting chemotaxis protein codes for MNDIHEVLNSFELVAPYLVNFFEDRVAFNISDKERYLRVYYLDKLGIHVNNGDPISRDGADYEAIRTGRVITRDIPKEVFGEPIRCVSNPIKDSNNNVIGVISIIKSTKKHAEIHNLSDNLNQALTQITEAISSISVGVQNVSESNKKIQETIDITNEQVKSTDEILKFVRNVADQTNLLGLNAAIEAARAGETGRGFSVVAQEIRKLSNSSNESIKKINDILKSLQKSVNEIYQNVNAANSIFEGQASALEEILATVEEISATSQVLFEITSKR; via the coding sequence ATGAACGATATCCATGAAGTGTTGAATTCATTTGAACTCGTTGCTCCATATCTTGTTAATTTTTTTGAAGATAGGGTAGCCTTTAATATTTCTGATAAAGAGAGATACTTAAGGGTATATTACCTTGATAAACTTGGAATTCATGTTAATAATGGAGACCCTATATCAAGGGATGGAGCTGATTATGAAGCTATTAGAACTGGTAGAGTTATTACCCGAGACATCCCAAAGGAAGTATTTGGTGAACCCATTAGATGTGTATCCAATCCTATTAAAGATTCTAACAACAATGTGATTGGAGTTATTTCCATAATAAAAAGCACTAAAAAACATGCTGAAATACACAATCTATCTGACAATTTAAATCAAGCCCTCACTCAAATAACCGAAGCAATAAGCAGTATTTCAGTTGGTGTTCAAAATGTCTCGGAATCAAATAAAAAAATTCAAGAAACAATTGATATTACAAATGAGCAGGTGAAAAGCACAGATGAGATATTAAAATTTGTAAGAAACGTAGCTGACCAAACAAATCTATTAGGATTAAATGCAGCAATTGAAGCTGCAAGAGCAGGGGAAACTGGAAGAGGTTTTAGCGTTGTTGCTCAGGAAATCAGAAAACTTTCTAATTCGAGCAATGAATCCATCAAGAAAATAAACGATATATTAAAATCATTACAAAAATCTGTTAACGAAATATACCAAAATGTTAATGCTGCTAACTCTATATTTGAAGGACAAGCTTCTGCACTTGAAGAAATACTTGCAACTGTTGAAGAAATTTCAGCTACTTCACAGGTTCTATTTGAAATAACTAGCAAAAGATAA
- a CDS encoding phosphodiester glycosidase family protein, with the protein MTKFKKALTLILSLSILSTNIAYSKIKTNENEIKNIEISKGINYIRKYVESTDRKNMYILTADLSNKGVGIIFSKAKDRVKKSETLTGQIEREILKGNDVVAGINADMFEMSTGFSTGPQITNGEVMTGFSSRSEENIYPVFGIDINGKPFIDKIHMQANLSVNDEKNIAIDNLNREKFKESLILLNYMINDERKIDYKDYYQNGALTLVKGINEPIKLGKEYEGTVVDLGIGKKEIIIPKDAVVIASHGKKFNWVKDNIKVGDKIKFKIDFDKQGIADVIGTYTQIVDDGKALTSQDMIKNGANSNHVSSKRARTAIGITSDNKVVSVVIDAGVNEGYSSDGATYAELGNILKSLGAYDAVVLDGGGSTQMNVKFPGESTLKIVNKLSDGRERALTNAILFVNKTQPSKILEKIVFENSQLLVYKNTKTELKINGYDTNYHKVDLSKAIINWKVEGNIGKVQNGVFIASNKASNGKITAEISGKKSVVDVTVVDKVSEIKIAENGLLLKSGDTKQFSIVAKYNGKTLQIPNEKVSWSVLGGIGSISSKGLFKANKKGTGQIIAKLDDKMDKASVYVDLDELLIDDFEHNDNSRYLAEGLLNADAVITNEKSKQGKYSLKTVFDLNEWDRLDNLTVNTWPTLVDKNDNNISSQYMSYVKPQKISFWAYGEGINGNAYINILDGNENIQKINLNSKIEKGKWTYITADIPDVTLPITFLNIAFTESDKALTGRANIYIDDIKFIYNDINDHNPPQFTSFKPGNIYSNKGRISVKVLDDKSKIDEKSLKVKIDGNIVKPIYDAENNIIYVEAKDLAAGSHTFSVIAADTAGNVSKEMQYTFNVILEEDTKAPVILNVYPVKDAKVLTNYPKISFKIVDDKSGISKNDIFVFLNSKQLKVYYDDDSGYGYALPAAELLEGNQTLTIYAKDKKGNVSDVYVTNFVVNNLRQPKSNEFTIDVFADTHTKYYLNELLDSSSKGTSDLILHVGDIVDSNNKDEWDGVKETLSSYSKQIIAAAGNHDVINGSDNFNSYFGGLSQVYNYGNTIIIKLDSSINNSIKDSDPTQYEFLKEILAKNKKKNIIIMTHIPTRDFINKSYSLKEEDRKLLESILVNYKSKNKDKNILVISGHQHIFKTWTTNGINYLISGNGSGKKYAKMEDGGYLSYTRLSIGNSIVIKNIPIIERIGIMNKFNEPLNKIYLSRGMSNEILAAVDFAYGSYNNIMNSAYLRNVDVKWESEDSNIVAVSNGICYAKNIGNTYIKVTIGDITRRIPVEVTEQVKEFTSIGFKDSLLKVENNKTYNLNLYGFDLYGNAHLIDTSKIKYEMKGKIGTIKQGKITIKAKKGAKSVVTATYGKLKATINLEVR; encoded by the coding sequence ATGACAAAATTTAAAAAGGCATTAACACTAATTTTATCTTTAAGTATATTATCTACAAATATAGCATATTCAAAAATAAAAACAAATGAAAACGAAATAAAAAATATAGAGATTTCGAAGGGCATTAATTATATAAGAAAATATGTTGAATCCACTGACCGAAAAAATATGTATATATTAACTGCAGACTTAAGTAATAAAGGAGTTGGAATAATTTTTTCAAAGGCAAAGGACAGAGTAAAAAAATCCGAGACTCTAACGGGGCAAATTGAGAGGGAAATACTAAAGGGAAACGATGTTGTGGCAGGAATCAATGCTGATATGTTTGAAATGTCTACAGGATTCAGCACAGGACCGCAAATAACTAACGGGGAGGTTATGACCGGATTTTCATCAAGAAGCGAAGAAAATATTTACCCTGTGTTTGGAATAGATATTAACGGCAAACCATTTATAGATAAAATACATATGCAGGCAAATTTATCTGTTAATGATGAAAAAAATATTGCAATAGATAATTTAAATAGAGAAAAATTCAAAGAGTCTTTGATATTATTAAACTACATGATAAACGATGAAAGAAAAATAGATTATAAAGACTATTATCAAAATGGGGCATTAACTCTTGTAAAGGGAATAAATGAGCCAATTAAACTTGGAAAAGAATACGAAGGAACAGTAGTGGATTTAGGAATTGGGAAAAAAGAAATAATAATACCAAAGGATGCAGTAGTTATAGCAAGCCATGGTAAAAAGTTCAACTGGGTAAAGGACAACATAAAGGTCGGAGACAAGATAAAATTTAAAATTGATTTTGACAAACAAGGTATTGCAGATGTCATTGGAACCTATACTCAAATAGTAGACGACGGAAAGGCGCTAACCTCACAAGACATGATAAAAAATGGAGCAAATTCCAACCATGTGAGCTCAAAAAGAGCAAGAACAGCTATTGGAATAACTTCTGATAATAAAGTGGTTTCAGTTGTTATAGATGCAGGCGTAAATGAAGGATATTCAAGCGATGGAGCAACTTATGCAGAACTTGGAAATATATTAAAAAGTTTAGGTGCATATGATGCAGTTGTGCTTGACGGGGGAGGCTCTACCCAGATGAATGTTAAATTTCCTGGTGAGTCGACTTTAAAAATTGTAAATAAATTGTCCGATGGACGTGAAAGAGCTCTTACAAATGCAATATTGTTTGTTAATAAAACTCAACCTTCCAAGATACTTGAAAAAATAGTTTTTGAAAACAGTCAATTACTAGTATACAAAAATACTAAGACAGAATTAAAGATTAATGGATATGACACTAACTATCATAAAGTGGATTTAAGCAAAGCTATAATTAATTGGAAGGTCGAAGGCAATATAGGAAAAGTTCAGAATGGTGTCTTTATTGCATCAAATAAAGCGTCTAATGGAAAAATTACTGCTGAAATTTCGGGCAAGAAGTCAGTCGTGGATGTCACAGTTGTTGATAAAGTTTCAGAGATTAAAATAGCAGAAAATGGCCTATTACTAAAATCAGGAGATACAAAGCAATTTAGCATAGTAGCTAAATACAATGGTAAAACGCTGCAAATTCCTAACGAAAAAGTTTCATGGTCAGTTTTAGGTGGTATTGGAAGCATTAGTTCAAAAGGACTTTTTAAAGCAAATAAAAAGGGAACAGGGCAAATTATAGCAAAATTGGACGACAAAATGGATAAAGCAAGCGTTTATGTAGATTTAGATGAGCTGTTGATTGATGATTTTGAACATAACGATAACAGCAGATACTTAGCCGAAGGTTTATTAAACGCTGATGCTGTTATTACAAATGAAAAATCAAAACAGGGTAAATATTCATTAAAGACTGTATTTGATTTAAACGAATGGGATAGACTTGACAACTTAACTGTTAATACATGGCCGACGCTTGTTGATAAAAACGATAATAATATAAGTTCTCAATATATGTCCTATGTAAAACCACAAAAAATTTCTTTCTGGGCTTACGGTGAAGGAATAAACGGAAATGCTTATATAAACATATTAGATGGAAACGAAAATATACAGAAAATAAATTTAAATTCAAAGATAGAAAAGGGGAAATGGACATATATTACAGCGGATATACCGGATGTTACACTGCCTATTACCTTCTTGAATATCGCATTTACCGAGAGTGATAAAGCACTGACCGGAAGGGCTAATATTTATATAGACGATATAAAATTTATTTATAACGATATAAACGACCATAACCCACCACAGTTTACATCCTTTAAGCCAGGCAATATATATAGCAATAAAGGCAGAATTTCTGTAAAGGTTTTAGACGATAAATCAAAAATAGATGAAAAATCATTAAAGGTAAAAATTGATGGGAATATAGTTAAACCAATCTATGATGCTGAAAACAATATAATATATGTAGAAGCAAAGGACCTTGCGGCAGGAAGTCACACTTTTAGTGTAATTGCGGCTGATACAGCGGGAAATGTGTCAAAGGAGATGCAATACACATTTAATGTTATTTTAGAAGAAGACACTAAAGCTCCTGTTATTTTAAATGTTTATCCAGTTAAGGACGCAAAGGTGTTAACTAACTATCCTAAAATTTCATTTAAAATTGTCGATGATAAGTCGGGAATTAGTAAAAATGACATATTTGTTTTTCTAAATTCAAAGCAATTAAAGGTCTATTATGATGATGATTCAGGTTATGGTTATGCACTACCAGCTGCAGAGCTTTTAGAAGGGAATCAAACTCTTACAATATATGCAAAAGATAAAAAGGGCAATGTCTCAGATGTTTATGTTACTAATTTTGTAGTGAACAACTTGAGACAGCCAAAATCAAATGAGTTCACTATAGACGTATTTGCAGATACGCATACAAAATATTATTTGAATGAATTGTTAGACTCATCAAGCAAAGGAACGTCCGATTTGATTTTACATGTAGGCGACATAGTTGACAGCAACAATAAGGATGAATGGGATGGTGTAAAGGAGACTTTAAGCAGTTATAGTAAACAAATAATCGCTGCAGCAGGAAACCATGATGTGATAAACGGAAGTGATAACTTTAATTCATATTTTGGTGGTTTATCACAGGTATACAATTATGGGAATACGATTATTATTAAGTTGGATAGCTCTATAAATAATTCGATAAAAGATTCAGACCCTACGCAATATGAATTTTTGAAGGAAATATTAGCAAAGAATAAGAAGAAAAATATCATCATAATGACTCATATTCCAACAAGAGATTTCATAAATAAATCCTATTCATTAAAAGAAGAGGATAGAAAGCTACTTGAAAGCATATTAGTAAACTATAAATCAAAGAATAAGGATAAAAATATATTAGTGATTTCTGGACATCAGCATATATTTAAAACTTGGACTACAAATGGCATCAATTATCTGATTTCAGGAAATGGTTCAGGTAAAAAATATGCTAAGATGGAGGATGGAGGATATTTGAGCTATACAAGGCTATCAATAGGTAATTCAATTGTTATAAAGAATATACCAATTATCGAGAGAATTGGTATAATGAATAAATTTAATGAACCTTTGAATAAAATTTACTTATCAAGGGGGATGTCAAATGAAATTTTGGCTGCTGTTGATTTTGCCTATGGAAGTTATAACAACATAATGAATTCAGCCTATTTAAGAAATGTTGATGTTAAATGGGAATCTGAAGATTCAAATATAGTTGCTGTTTCAAATGGAATCTGTTATGCAAAAAATATTGGAAATACTTATATTAAGGTGACAATCGGGGATATAACAAGAAGAATTCCAGTTGAAGTAACTGAGCAGGTAAAGGAATTTACCAGCATTGGTTTCAAAGATAGCCTGTTAAAAGTTGAAAACAATAAAACCTACAATCTAAATTTATACGGTTTTGACTTATATGGAAATGCTCATTTGATTGATACTAGCAAAATAAAATACGAGATGAAGGGCAAAATTGGAACAATAAAACAAGGCAAAATTACTATTAAAGCAAAAAAAGGAGCTAAGTCAGTAGTTACGGCTACCTATGGTAAGTTAAAAGCTACAATTAATCTTGAAGTAAGATAA
- a CDS encoding DUF1540 domain-containing protein, whose product MINKSIGCNVRDCRYHAQNENYCTLNSIQVVNHSTPATTKESTDCGSFEKR is encoded by the coding sequence ATGATAAACAAAAGCATTGGTTGTAATGTAAGGGACTGTAGATACCATGCTCAAAATGAAAACTACTGCACACTAAATAGCATTCAAGTTGTTAATCACTCAACTCCTGCGACAACAAAGGAAAGCACAGATTGCGGAAGCTTTGAAAAAAGATAA
- the galE gene encoding UDP-glucose 4-epimerase GalE translates to MNILVTGGAGYIGSHTVKMLNKMGKNVVAYDNLVKGHKDAVKCDVFVKGDIFDSELLEDTIKKYNIDSVIHFAAYSLVGESMEKPMMYYKNNVEGTLNLLEVMLKNGVKNLVFSSTAAVYGEPERVPITEDLPKNPTNVYGRTKLIMEGAMEDYSRSYGLNYIALRYFNACGADEEGDIGEDHNPESHLIPLVLQAALGKRDSIKIFGDDYPTNDGTCIRDYIHVNDLAMAHYLALEALINGHKSDVYNLGNGVGFSVKEIIDAAEEVVGHPIKREIVSRRPGDPAILIASSEKIKNDLGWKTKYTDIKEIIRTAYIWHKNNPNGYDDK, encoded by the coding sequence ATGAATATTTTAGTAACAGGAGGAGCAGGATATATTGGCTCACATACAGTTAAAATGCTTAATAAGATGGGTAAAAACGTTGTTGCCTATGATAATTTGGTCAAGGGACATAAGGATGCAGTAAAATGCGATGTATTTGTCAAAGGAGATATATTTGATAGTGAACTATTAGAAGATACAATTAAAAAATATAACATAGACTCGGTTATTCATTTTGCAGCCTATAGCTTAGTTGGTGAATCTATGGAAAAGCCAATGATGTATTATAAGAATAACGTTGAAGGAACTTTAAATTTACTTGAAGTTATGCTTAAAAATGGAGTGAAAAATTTAGTCTTTTCATCAACAGCAGCAGTGTATGGAGAGCCTGAAAGAGTTCCAATAACAGAAGACCTTCCTAAAAATCCGACAAATGTGTATGGAAGAACAAAACTTATTATGGAAGGTGCAATGGAGGATTACTCAAGAAGTTATGGATTAAATTATATTGCGCTAAGGTATTTTAACGCATGTGGAGCAGATGAAGAAGGCGATATCGGAGAGGACCACAATCCTGAAAGTCATCTGATACCTTTAGTTTTACAGGCTGCTCTTGGGAAAAGAGATAGTATAAAGATATTTGGCGATGATTATCCTACTAATGATGGAACATGTATAAGAGATTATATACATGTTAATGACCTTGCTATGGCGCATTACCTTGCTCTTGAAGCTCTTATCAATGGACACAAATCAGATGTTTACAATCTTGGTAATGGAGTAGGATTTTCAGTTAAGGAAATTATTGATGCTGCAGAAGAAGTTGTAGGTCACCCTATAAAACGAGAAATAGTTTCAAGGCGTCCAGGGGACCCTGCAATACTTATTGCAAGTTCAGAAAAGATAAAAAATGATTTAGGCTGGAAAACTAAATATACAGATATAAAAGAAATAATAAGAACAGCATATATTTGGCATAAGAATAATCCAAATGGATATGATGATAAATAA
- a CDS encoding L,D-transpeptidase family protein, which yields MKKGILIFFIFIISIVVILLGKITFIRSDSVLKQVNNSVKYKNIYIFVDITENKMYVISEGKVVKTYPVSSGKYSTPSPIGDWIITGKARWGEGFGGYWMGFNVPWGQYGIHGTDEPWSIGYAKSHGCIRMFNKDVAELYKITPIGTKVRIYGGPFGPFGSGFRVLEPGDRGSDVYEIQKRLKALGFYHGYVNGIYNESTKHAIHNFQKKHGLPISNYVGFSFYNKLGVFLFD from the coding sequence GTGAAAAAAGGCATACTTATTTTCTTTATATTCATTATCTCGATTGTTGTTATTCTATTAGGGAAGATTACTTTTATTAGAAGCGACAGCGTATTGAAGCAGGTTAATAATAGCGTTAAGTATAAAAACATATATATATTTGTTGATATCACTGAAAATAAAATGTATGTTATAAGCGAGGGAAAAGTGGTAAAAACCTATCCAGTCTCATCCGGGAAATATTCAACTCCTTCCCCCATAGGCGACTGGATTATAACGGGCAAAGCAAGGTGGGGAGAAGGTTTTGGAGGATACTGGATGGGGTTTAATGTCCCGTGGGGACAATATGGTATTCATGGAACTGACGAACCCTGGTCTATAGGATACGCAAAGTCACATGGCTGCATAAGAATGTTTAATAAAGATGTTGCTGAATTATATAAAATCACACCTATAGGGACAAAAGTTAGAATATACGGTGGACCATTTGGACCATTTGGAAGTGGATTCAGGGTTTTGGAGCCGGGAGACAGAGGTTCAGATGTATATGAGATTCAAAAGAGACTAAAAGCATTAGGTTTCTACCATGGCTATGTAAACGGTATATATAACGAATCTACAAAACATGCTATCCATAACTTTCAGAAAAAACATGGACTTCCTATATCTAACTACGTAGGATTTAGTTTTTATAATAAATTGGGGGTATTTTTGTTTGATTAA